DNA from Plectropomus leopardus isolate mb chromosome 11, YSFRI_Pleo_2.0, whole genome shotgun sequence:
tttttaggcattCAGGAAAATGTAAGAAATCATCCTGCAGCAAAAGCAGAGGAAGCAGGCCATATAATATCTCAGTATGTAGCAGTGAAACAACTGTTTACACCCCACTGTGAACACAGACGGGGGCTCCTGCACTGCCTTTACATGTAGCTATTGTGATGCGTTTGTACAGCTTGTAGGACTAAAGTATAAGATCAGATTGTCTTAAGAAGGATGACTGCTATTACACTGTGAGCCATTAGCACACAAACAGCTACAAGATAACATCAGGaacattttttatgtctcagtatttttccatcttttcctGGGATAACACATAGACACGCAGTGTTTGAGCCTCTCCTTGCCCATTATACTCTAATGATTAATATACACAAGGAAACAGTTgataaaatcactgaaagtgTATTTTTAGTGCGAAGAGTGCTAAACACTTGTTGCTAAACACTTGTTAATGATTAAATACACATATTTGATGAACCCTGTGATTGTAACGACCACAGGAAGAATACACAGCactataattcattttttaaatacttcaaGTAAAGTGTTGCTCAGTTCTTTAGCTGCGCGGGTGTCAGAGGTATAAAATCAGAACCGCTTGTGATCTTTCTCCTCTTCACTCTGACGCCCCTGAAAAGCTGACATTTTGGCTGCATCTGTGGTTTTTGGTGCTGAATCAGACTGCAGTGTATTTCCACCTTTTATTTGATCCATCAGAGTATACATATTTGTGCACCACAAAGCTGATTAAGGCTTTAAACATGGTATGTAGATGTGTAATATATTGATGGGATGCTATGATATTCAgtactgttttatttcatcagTGTTGTATGTTTGTTAAATATATCTTAAAGACATAAAGGGATTTTAGATATCTGAAAAAGGTAAGGTAGCTGGAAGACCTGACCAATAAAAGTGAATGTAAAATGGATCAAAGTGTTTCTGTGTTATTAAAAGTAATATAGTTCATATTTCAAAAGACTTTTTACTTCATATTTGTTCAGATTGAAAGAAACCTTGTACAGTGTTTGACCACTAGTGCAGTGACATGGCCACACAAGACACAAGCGAATCTGGCAGGAAAATACACTAAGAATGTATTGTGAACAATATAAATTGTATATCGTTTACAATACAGGTCTGCCCATATGCACTTTAAACGATAACATTCTCTGGCTCACACAATCCAAAGACATAAATTGGCCGTAGAtgtaccccgcctctcgcccaatgTCAGCTGgaataggctccagcccccccaacCCTTAGCTGAATAAGCAGTTGTGGCTAATTGTATATTGAATGTAATATAAATTATGTGATTATAATGAGTGGTAAAATGTGCATCCCATGCTTTCACACAGCTGTGTCTAAAGAGAGagcgaagaggaggaggaggaggagaagagttatataaagaaattaaacctcAAACTTAAGgtgaaaaacattgaaataaaaagacatacCTGGGTTATTTTCTTGAGCATCACCAGATATTtgcagtaaatattttttttacagcagcaagctgtttaaataaattgaatCTTAATCTGACACTTtaagaagcaatttaaaaaaacaagagcagtAAATCTCTGAGGCTCTCTGCTGCAGGGGAAGGAGAATGACATTAAATACACAATGAAAGCTTCCTGGTCATAACTGGCAGCATGCTGTGCAGTGTTAGCCGAGATGAATTGGGTCGTTACTTGTCAGTGGAATCTGCTGAGCTAAAGCAATAACAAAGCAGATCCTCAACCCTGCATTGATTTGGTTTCTGGTCTTCGTGAAGGACCTAACTGTTGTGCAGAAATATGCAGCTTCAGGTTCTTATTCTTTGACTTTATGAGTGTCCCAGAGGACTGAAATCTATCCCAACATGCACTGGAAACACCCTGGTCAGGTTTACAGGCCATCACAAACTGAATACGTGTACATGACACATGTACAATCATTACCGTGCTCGGTTTGTCTTCAGTCCACCTGACCAGAGCACTTCGGTCCTAGAACTTTTTCCATTTGCAGACAGGTAcgtccagctgtgttttcagaACATGAACACCGGCCAGCTGCAGTCACAACACgtcacgcagacacacacattgtgaaaataaagcCATCATTTGAGGACACCGAGCTGCGGTCATCAACCTCTGAGAACAGCATGACAGAGCGGGGTGTCCTGCTGTTGCGAGCAGTAACATCCTGGGCTACGCAGAGTCAGATATAGCCAAACAATACTTATCCAGACCTCAAACGTCGCTGACCAGCTGACCCAACAGGCAAGTTGGACCATGACGAGGACACTTCAGCTGCAGAGTGGGGTTTTGGGAGAGTGGGCCTTCAGTGGAAGAGCAGGAGATCTCTGTCACTGCGTGGCCACAAGGGGAAGGCCTGGCTGCGGAGCTGCTGCCAGGCCTGCTGATACAACTGGGATGCCTGCTTGTAGTCCCAGTAGGTCTGCAGCTCGGCTCTGctgaacacatacacagagaaaaaaacatttaactaaGTGATGCACAACCATCTCTCGTACTGCTGTATGGAAAGAGATGTGATGAATTTTGTTGACAGCGATATCTTCAGCTGTATTGACACAACTGCTGACGTGACTGCCAAGACGTGgatgtaattgtgtgtgtgctctttgaCTTGGTGGAAGAGATGCAGGCGGTAATGAAATCGGAACACAAGTGGTCGGCTGGAGACGCACGACAGACACAGGTGTGAACGGCGACGTCtcggctgtctgtctgtgtcctgatcaccaaaatgctttttaaaaccaAGTGTTAAGAGACTCAAGATGGCTGCTGtgaaaaaactgttaaaagattaacatgttttttggcaaaatgaCGTTACTGGGGTCGTTGCATTAAGAACAAAATCTTGTGCAGATAAAGTGGACAGTTTGGATCTTAGCTGGTCGGCTACTTTATTGAACGATTTATGTCCCGTCAGATACAAAACTCTataactgcagaaaaaatggCCACTCCCTGACCTCAACTGCCTCTGCTCACCAGTCATACCATTGTCTTTGgagaaaatgttgtcattgtatGCTGGGGCtgagtgtatgagtgtgtatgagtgtgtgtccaTCTATGTGCAGGCCCGGGTGTACTGGGCTGGGATCAGGTTATCTACTAAAATGCTGATACACAGAGAGACCACTGTTCTGCCTTTGGAGAGGATTCTCAGCtatcagtacacacacacacacacacacacacacacacacacacacacacacacacacacacacacagagcatgtgAACAGGGACAACCCTAGATGCACACATTGGGACTAACAGTTGAAATGTGAGCACTAAATTTcacatacaaagacacacacagtgagagcaGCGGCGCACATAAATATGCacccacaaagaaaaaaattgttgtgCAACCCCAAGCAAGCCTTGTGACACCATTTGGAAGAAAAATACCTAGGATAATCTTATcctaactacaaaaaaaaccccataaatcATGAGttgtaaacaaaagcacatggagGTCACAGAAATGAGTCAAAGGTCTCGGTGTACGTTATGGAATAAAAAGCATCAGTCGGTGTTCACTTGTCTTTTGTCCAGGTTGCACTGTGGCTCGCTGTGACTGTGCGATTCCTTTAAACCCTCCTGCACTTTCTCTTTATAACGCTGCTTCTTGTGActgtgacacaaacatttacttattGCTGTTGGTAGTGTGCCTGACTGTCGATTCGACATGCTTTGGCAGCAAATGAGATGAGAGTTactcaaaatgaaaaactaatgAAAGCCACATCATCATTTGGAGATCTTCATTAGTGTTTGTGGTTGCTGAGATTAAGTCTGAGGCTGTTTAAAACCACAGTCGGTGATATTATGAAAGAGCTCATTGTTTGTTACCTGAGGGAGTCGGGAAGTGCTGAGGGGTCGGTGGCTGCTACCAGAGACAGGAATGAGTGGAAAAGCTCCAGTTTACATAGAAGAGACCTGTTGaaacaaaatgtgcattaaCACAAACTGACATTTCCAAATGAATACTCCTTAGTGATCAAATTCTGTGACTTCTCATTCATGTAACAATATTGTATCATGTATAGTGTAAGACAGTGTTTACCTGGCTTTAGCGGTGCCACAGGCCTTCTTGGTGACTCCATGTTTGTAACCGTTGgcagtgacatctagtggctGCTCGGTCACATTACACCAGCTGATGGCTGAAACACATGAGACCGTAATCACGCtatgattacttttttttcttgatcaatttatcagggttcctacagcttacaGCAAGACTTTTTGCCGAACGATTCACTTTAATATATAACATTACTTGACAGCAATGCATGTGGTAATCTGtaaatttctcctttttttaagttacttttattttaagagtTAACAATgcaatgttagaaaaaaaagattcataaaatcaTACCTGTCCAAGTCTTAGCACTTCTAAGACTAAGACTActaaaattaagacattttaagtcTAAGAccggttttatttttattttgattaattcaatgccttttaggactttttaaggatccgaaAGGAACCTGATTTATGACTTATGAGTTGAGAATTAGGTTTCTTCTAGACTCTCCAGGGAGATTTCTGGGATCAATCATCAACCAGCTGAAATTCTGTAATTATCTTAGTTATTCTGATGTTGACAGattccaaaatattaaaatataagtcctattttttgtttcttgttctACTGTACATACTAtgacaatattaataatataataatagatattttaaaatcttttacaTGAATTTTCAAGAacccagaatttttttttttgactcatttGCCAAATGTTTTTCAGACAAATCTGATTCAAATTCAATACTATGCATTGATGATGTAACACTTATCTTTTGCAGGTTATTACCTTGAACTACAGACTTTGGCTGCTGTGAGGGACCACattgtttttcagatatttccaCATTATTAAGCACAAAGTCAGATAAAGGAGAGCTGTCAGACAGATTTTCACGTCGTAATCACAGCTTGGATGTTGACAGTGTGAATGCTGTTCATGAGTCGGAAACTGGAAATAACAGTAACTAACTGTGATGATGTAAATTCAGCATTAATGCTTCTTTCTGAccaaagagagagtgagagagtgtgtgtgtgtatgtgtgtgtgtgtgtgtgtgtgtgagagatccCACCTGCTCCGCATGGAGAGATACGTCCCTGTTGGGCCTGGTGTCGGAGCTCCGTCTGGGCCTGGCTGAAGGGGAACTCCAGGCTGGACTGGAGCAGCTCAGgtggacacacagagaaaccTGCAGGGAGGTCCAATAGATGGGAGCACCTGGAGCGCAACAGTCAAGTCAGGTCAATTTCATTTCTAAAGCTTactatcacaaatcacaatttgcagcagtgggctttacagcatacaacatcccggTGTCCTTGGACCCTAACAACGGGTAAGGAAAAActctccaaaaaaaactttaacgaggaaaaaaatgatagaaacctCAGAAAGAACAACTCAGGAGAGTTTCCTCGTCCAGGACAGACAGGACGCGCAATAGAAGTTGTCAAAACAGGACGACTACATTCCAGAAACCCTGCTGACTCCTTTGCACTAAAGGAAAAGCACCTTCAAAATGCTCCAACACAGTTAAAAGTAACAGTGACTGATAATGTATAATGGGTTTCTCTCACAGGACTAACACTGAGGCTGGAAACAGTGTGGATATTCAGCATCTGTAAATCTGACCTACATGTGATGAAACTACAGCAGGGGTCTTTGATTTAAAGCTGTACTACTGTTGTTTGTTATATGAATAATAGCTAAACTGTGAAACGTGAAAGCCCACAGAGAATCATCACCTGATTCTGCAGTTCCCTTCAGCTACGgatctttattttttagcatcATTCAGCTCATCATTTTGGTTTCCTGCTTAGAAAATTCTGTTCTCATCAACTTTGTTTCTAGCCACAAAGGATTTGAGTGAAAAACATTACACACATGTCCAGAACTAAACTGCAAAGTTAGCGACAAGCCCATTAAGTCAGTTAAACATTTTGCAGCTAAAGAGAACTcgcaggagttggtggagaccaaaacagagatTATAAAGAAAGTGAATACTGGATTCATGTTCACCAGAAACACGACTTGTTTGTCAACACATTTACCATACCAGCTTTAAAGTATCcacatgtcaaaatgttgtgtttatagCTTCTTCTGCATAAAAGAGAGACTTTAACATGGTCAAATGGAGAAGAGAAACATCTTCTGACAGCTGTTTGTgataggggtcgacagattatcagggtcgatatttgacattttgccgaTAATCTGTataggcattttattttaatgatcgccaataaaattaattaaaaaatgcaaagaaagtgtcagcattggaggaactactttgtaaaatctcattaaacatttgccaaagacatttaaacaaagttttgtgttggaatttgatatattccaaattctaaatattctaaacatttttattttaaatgcatatcagtctcaaatatcagttatcagtttcATTAAATAATAAGAATCAGTTTTggcctgaaaaaacaatattggttgcacccccccccctttttttcagcattttacaTGCTACTCACAAAGCTAACATGTTACACTAGAAATGGCTCTTCCTCcagttttctgaaaatgttccaATCAAATCAAGACTTAGACCGTCACAGTAATTAATTGTTTGTCAAcgtcagaaaataaattaaatcaaagcaATTCCCCAAAGCCAAACACAAGATCCTCAAGCTGTTTGATTTATGTGGCCAACAGTGTGAAACTCAAACTCATTTAATTTACATCAAGGTTTAATAACTGACTTATTGTTTCAGCATTACCTTGTAACCAAAGCTCTCTGCATCGCTTCTTGGCTGTACGGACACTTCCCCACAACCACGGTGCTGAAGTAGAGCGCCTCCTGAAGGTAGTGGGACAGCAGTGCGCCCTGAAAGCCGAGCACCCCCCAGCGGGCCATTTTGTCACTGCACGAGAGGGACAGAGTCGGCTCTCCTCTCCCAGGCTTCACTCGGAGAAGCCCTGTGCTGTGGTACCCCGCCCCAGGGTGCAGAGGGTCGGCCGGCCCACCGGAGACACACTTGGCCCCCGTCCTGTGAATGTCAAGGACATGTGATTGCAGTCTAGCATCGTCAGAGGggtctctggcttttgtctcCAGCTGTCCTGAATCTTGTGAGGCAGTTTCCACACGTGTTTGTGCAGAGTGACTCTGCGATGGATTTTCACTTTTAGATGAATCTGAAAGgaaagtttgttttgtgtctcctgtgtCCTCTGGCTTTGTCTGCGCTGTCTCCTGTTCCTCTAGACAGGGCCGTTTGACGTTTTTCCCTTCACTTGGTTCCACAGCTTTCCTTTTCAGATCTCCTCTTCCATCAGTCCCTTCTTGGCCCCTTACAGATGTGACGGGCGGGCAGGACGGAGACTGGCTGTCAGTCATGGGGATGATGGCGGCGTCACCACCTGGTGACAGACAAGAAGTTTCAGATTACTGtcttatatgtgttttttatgtgtacTGTTGGCTATTCCTGTGGATCTCATCATGGACAACACAGGAATTCAGCACAAGTATGTAATTGGGATTAGTCTGAATTCTGCTGGTTTATGTGTATGGCGATTATGGGTTCCTGGGCAGCAGGAGACGGGAGTGAGGAGTAACAGATCAGCTGAATgtattaatgttttgttgtttttataggCACATGTGcataacatgtttttctcctttcttattcattttttttaaattgcatatcatattctgtctgtctctcttcctgcCCTATGTATAGGCTACTGCCTGGCTAGTGTATCATATCAGGAGGTAGGTAGGTGGGGTGGAGTGGACTTCGATGTTACAACTTACTTTCTGTCACTTAAATAACTGTAACTGTGCTACCAATCctgttacaaaaataatttttaaaaaatacaaaaaaaaaaattcagactgATTTTGGCTTCCTGGACAAACCTCTGAGCATGGGACAGCTTTGGACTAAAGCTGTCTGACAAGATCAAAGGCCCTAAAACAGCATTTAGATCAACACAAGAGACTTAAACTCTCTGAACGAACTAGAAGAATAAAACAACAGCTAAGTGATCATTGAAAAACTATGGATTACTTAAGACAAAACATGCCttacataaataaatctaaatagCAACAcgtaaaaaatattatacatatgTGTAGCTCGTGAATCCTTTAACATACACTGCTGGTAGATACACTGGGAGCGTACTGGACTTACAGGGAGTGTGACTGGTAAAGAAGAGGAAGGAAACTCCTGACTGAAGCTTCCACTTCCCCCGCTGATCTGCCCGACAAAACACAGAGCTGTCCCTGCCAGTAACGGCTCTGTGCAGCTCCTGGATCAGGTACctacaaatatatacacacagcgtttaatataaatatatacacacatacacattcacatacacacacacacacacacacagtatggcAACAGCCTATACTCAATTTTGAGAATGACCAACGCTGCGTTCCAAAACTCGTTCA
Protein-coding regions in this window:
- the adat1 gene encoding tRNA-specific adenosine deaminase 1 isoform X2; amino-acid sequence: MPVCLHSRAPVRLNMVNADEIAKLCYERFSQLPRRGKPEPGREWTLLAAVVKVTRCANSDTVDKEVVSLGTGTKCIGQTAMRPNGDILNDSHAEIIARRGCVRYLIQELHRAVTGRDSSVFCRADQRGKWKLQSGVSFLFFTSHTPCGDAAIIPMTDSQSPSCPPVTSVRGQEGTDGRGDLKRKAVEPSEGKNVKRPCLEEQETAQTKPEDTGDTKQTFLSDSSKSENPSQSHSAQTRVETASQDSGQLETKARDPSDDARLQSHVLDIHRTGAKCVSGGPADPLHPGAGYHSTGLLRVKPGRGEPTLSLSCSDKMARWGVLGFQGALLSHYLQEALYFSTVVVGKCPYSQEAMQRALVTRCSHLLDLPAGFSVCPPELLQSSLEFPFSQAQTELRHQAQQGRISPCGAAISWCNVTEQPLDVTANGYKHGVTKKACGTAKARSLLCKLELFHSFLSLVAATDPSALPDSLRAELQTYWDYKQASQLYQQAWQQLRSQAFPLWPRSDRDLLLFH
- the adat1 gene encoding tRNA-specific adenosine deaminase 1 isoform X3, with amino-acid sequence MVNVPVFRYLIQELHRAVTGRDSSVFCRADQRGKWKLQSGVSFLFFTSHTPCGDAAIIPMTDSQSPSCPPVTSVRGQEGTDGRGDLKRKAVEPSEGKNVKRPCLEEQETAQTKPEDTGDTKQTFLSDSSKSENPSQSHSAQTRVETASQDSGQLETKARDPSDDARLQSHVLDIHRTGAKCVSGGPADPLHPGAGYHSTGLLRVKPGRGEPTLSLSCSDKMARWGVLGFQGALLSHYLQEALYFSTVVVGKCPYSQEAMQRALVTRCSHLLDLPAGFSVCPPELLQSSLEFPFSQAQTELRHQAQQGRISPCGAAISWCNVTEQPLDVTANGYKHGVTKKACGTAKARSLLCKLELFHSFLSLVAATDPSALPDSLSRAELQTYWDYKQASQLYQQAWQQLRSQAFPLWPRSDRDLLLFH
- the adat1 gene encoding tRNA-specific adenosine deaminase 1 isoform X1, with protein sequence MPVCLHSRAPVRLNMVNADEIAKLCYERFSQLPRRGKPEPGREWTLLAAVVKVTRCANSDTVDKEVVSLGTGTKCIGQTAMRPNGDILNDSHAEIIARRGCVRYLIQELHRAVTGRDSSVFCRADQRGKWKLQSGVSFLFFTSHTPCGDAAIIPMTDSQSPSCPPVTSVRGQEGTDGRGDLKRKAVEPSEGKNVKRPCLEEQETAQTKPEDTGDTKQTFLSDSSKSENPSQSHSAQTRVETASQDSGQLETKARDPSDDARLQSHVLDIHRTGAKCVSGGPADPLHPGAGYHSTGLLRVKPGRGEPTLSLSCSDKMARWGVLGFQGALLSHYLQEALYFSTVVVGKCPYSQEAMQRALVTRCSHLLDLPAGFSVCPPELLQSSLEFPFSQAQTELRHQAQQGRISPCGAAISWCNVTEQPLDVTANGYKHGVTKKACGTAKARSLLCKLELFHSFLSLVAATDPSALPDSLSRAELQTYWDYKQASQLYQQAWQQLRSQAFPLWPRSDRDLLLFH